The following proteins come from a genomic window of Spea bombifrons isolate aSpeBom1 chromosome 10, aSpeBom1.2.pri, whole genome shotgun sequence:
- the CNEP1R1 gene encoding nuclear envelope phosphatase-regulatory subunit 1, with product MNSLEQAEDLKAFERRLTEYVSCLQPATGRWRMILIVVSVCTATGAWNWLIDPETQKVSFFTSLWNHPFFTISCITLIALFFAGIHKRVVAPSIIAARCRTVLAEYNMSCDDTGKLILKPRPHVQ from the exons ATGAATTCCTTGGAGCAGGCAGAAG ACCTGAAAGCTTTTGAGAGAAGACTGACTGAATATGTTTCATGTTTGCAGCCGGCGACCGGGCGTTGGAGAA TGATTCTCATAGTAGTGTCTGTGTGCACAGCCACCGGAGCCTGGAACTGGCTGATAGACCCAGAGACCCAAAAG GTGTCGTTCTTCACATCTCTCTGGAATCATCCTTTCTTCACAATTAGCTGCATCACTTTGATAGCCTTGTTCTTTGCTGGTATACACAAAAGAGTGGTGGCTCCTTCAAT AATAGCAGCACGATGTCGAACAGTGTTAGCGGAATACAACATGTCCTGCGACGAC ACGGGGAAATTAATCTTGAAACCGAGACCTCACGTCCAGTGA
- the LOC128467945 gene encoding TIP41-like protein: protein MMIHGFKSSNQDFSFGPWKVTAIKTHIMKSSDVEKLAEEMHMPCLPEMMFGDNVLRIQHSSGFGIEFNAKDALKRVNKHQGVVKVACAEEWQESRSDSEHSKEIVKPYDWTYTTDYKGTLLGGNETFNVVSTAERINTEKLKAREQIMFFEEVLLFEDELHDHGVSSLSVKIRVMPSGFFLLLRFFLRVDGVLIRMNDTRLYHEADKSFMIREYTSREDKIGNLSHVPPPLYTEPNEISQYLPVLETTYEKLEFPALSGSENAAPVSTSVPNA, encoded by the coding sequence ATGATGATACACGGTTTCAAGAGCAGCAACCAAGACTTCAGTTTTGGACCATGGAAGGTTACGGCAATCAAGACCCATATCATGAAATCGTCTGACGTGGAAAAGTTAGCTGAAGAGATGCACATGCCGTGTCTCCCGGAAATGATGTTCGGGGATAATGTGTTAAGGATCCAGCACTCTTCCGGTTTCGGAATTGAATTCAATGCTAAGGATGCCCTAAAAAGGGTGAACAAACACCAGGGGGTAGTTAAAGTGGCCTGTGCCGAGGAGTGGCAGGAGAGCAGATCGGACAGCGAGCACAGCAAGGAAATCGTGAAGCCGTACGATTGGACGTATACCACCGATTACAAAGGAACATTGCTTGGAGGCAACGAGACGTTCAACGTGGTCTCCACGGCCGAGAGAATTAACACCGAGAAACTGAAGGCCAGAGAGCAGATCATGTTCTTCGAGGAGGTTCTACTGTTTGAAGATGAGCTTCATGATCATGGCGTGTCCAGTCTCAGCGTCAAGATAAGAGTGATGCCTTCCggtttcttcctcctcctcagaTTCTTCTTGAGGGTAGACGGTGTGCTTATTCGCATGAATGACACCCGGCTGTATCACGAAGCCGACAAGTCCTTTATGATACGCGAGTACACGTCTCGAGAGGACAAAATTGGCAACCTAAGTCATGTTCCTCCTCCCCTCTACACTGAACCAAACGAGATCTCTCAGTACCTGCCGGTTTTGGAAACCACGTATGAAAAGTTGGAATTCCCAGCGTTATCTGGGTCAGAAAATGCAGCGCCCGTGTCAACAAGTGTACCAAATGCCTAA
- the LOC128468004 gene encoding TIP41-like protein produces MNTPVLAAHGGVTAYASVTEDPLWLRKVGPSGGGKRKENKHQGVVKVACAEEWQESRSDSEHSKEIVKPYDWTYTTDYKGTLLGGNETFNVVSTAERINTEKLKAREQIMFFEEVLLFEDELHDHGVSSLSVKIRVMPSGFFLLLRFFLRVDGVLIRMNDTRLYHEADKSFMIREYTSREDKIGNLSHVPPPLYTEPNEISQYLPVLETTYEKLEFPALSGSENAAPVSTSVPNA; encoded by the exons ATGAATACCCCTGTGTTAGCAGCCCATGGTGGGGTTACTGCCTACGCTTCTGTAACCGAGGACCCTCTATGGCT TAGGAAAGTTGGGCcatcagggggaggaaagaggaaagagAACAAACACCAGGGGGTAGTTAAAGTGGCCTGTGCCGAGGAGTGGCAGGAGAGCAGATCGGACAGCGAGCACAGCAAGGAAATCGTGAAGCCGTACGATTGGACGTATACCACCGATTACAAAGGAACATTGCTTGGAGGCAACGAGACGTTCAACGTGGTCTCCACGGCCGAGAGAATTAACACCGAGAAACTGAAGGCCAGAGAGCAGATCATGTTCTTCGAGGAGGTTCTACTGTTTGAAGATGAGCTTCATGATCATGGCGTGTCCAGTCTCAGCGTCAAGATAAGAGTGATGCCTTCCggtttcttcctcctcctcagaTTCTTCTTGAGGGTAGACGGTGTGCTTATTCGCATGAATGACACCCGGCTGTATCACGAAGCCGACAAGTCCTTTATGATACGCGAGTACACGTCTCGAGAGGACAAAATTGGCAACCTAAGTCATGTTCCTCCTCCCCTCTACACTGAACCAAACGAGATCTCTCAGTACCTGCCGGTTTTGGAAACCACGTATGAAAAGTTGGAATTCCCAGCGTTATCTGGGTCAGAAAATGCAGCGCCCGTGTCAACAAGTGTACCAAATGCCTAA